The sequence below is a genomic window from Nitrospinota bacterium.
ACGCCGATTATCACCACGGACTTTGGCAGTTCGTCATTGATCTGGGCGATAGCCAGGCATTCGATAAGCCCTATGTCGTGGGCGGACATTTTTTTCGGCATGGCAAGCGTGAAATCCTCCGCCGTGTACCGGTACAACGATCCCGGCTCTCCAGGCCCGTTCACGGCGTCGAGCACGATCAAATGGTCCGCTTCCTCGATGAATGGGAGGAGGTTTAATCCCAGCGTCCCGCCGTCGTAGATTTGAACGTTGGGAGGAAATGAATATTCGGCCAGAAGTTTCTCCGCGACGCGCACCCCCACCCCCTCGTCGGACAGCAGGATGTTCCCGACGCCAAGGACGATTATCCGGGGAGAAGCTGTATTCATGCGTCCTCGCCTGGAAAAACAGGTTTTGCCTCGCGCTTTATCCGGTCCAGGGCGTCATTGACTTCCAGAGCCTGGGCCCAATGTTCCATGTAAGTCATGTCCAACGCTCCATATTGCACTTCATATACCCTCAGGGCGTCCGTGAACTGCTTTTCACTGCCGCCTGATTTCCTTGACCATGCAAGCTTCATTAAAATGGTGTCCTCCAGCCTGGACACCGGCATGTCCACGCCAAAAACATGAATGGTCTCTCTCCTTGAAAACCTGGACTTGTCGAAAGGATCTTCGGTCAAAATCCAGAAATCGGCTTTCTCTCCCGTTTCAACGTCCAGAAGGTTGAACATGCTTTTTTGGGCCACCGCCCTGATCACGCTGTCTTCATCCAGGTAATACCTTGGGCTCCGGAAAGCATTGCTCAGCGCGGCGGCGTTTTCACGGGTGATCATGACCACGGCGCCGATGTCATGAGTTGATCGTGGCTCCCCTTGCATGCTGGAAACAACCGCACCTGTAAGCATGAAAGGAATTCCAAGCCTGGCGAGAACGGCTGATATCTCCTTTACCAGTTCCTGTTGTGACACAAATCCAGCCTCTTCATAAGCAGACGCCTGAATTCATTCTCTCCCAGCCCGGGAAAGCGGCGGCGCAGGCCGGTTATGAACAATTGCCTGGAAAACTCCGAAAGTTCGAAAGCTTTGCTCAACTTTTCCTCCGGCGTCATCCTGCGCAGAGCGCGGATATACATCTCGTGATTGGGGCGCAGCTTTGGATCCATGAAAATATTATAACGCCATCGGGCAATTCTTGCCTACGCCGCCGTCTCTTCAGGTACACCATCGGCCCCCGCTCCCACAAGCCGCTCCAGGTTTTTCACAAGGCCGGAAAGCATCGTGGCCTGGTCGGCCAGCTCCTGCGCCGCCGCCGCCGACTGCTGGGCGTTGGATGCGCTTTGCTGGGTCACCTTGTCCATCTGCGACACGGCGATGTTCACCTGCCCCACCCCCTTGGCCTGTTCGTCGGAGGCGGTGGCGATGTCCGCCACAAGGTCGGTGACTTTCTTCACGCTCGCCACGATCCCGTCCAGCGCCTTGCCGGCATGCTCGGCTATCTGGTTTCCGTTGGCCGCTTTCTTCATGGCCGACGCGATCAGGGCCGCCGTGTCCCTCGCGGCGGAGGAGGACCTTCCCGCAAGGTTTCTAACCTCCTCGGCCACCACAGCGAATCCTTTCCCGTGCTCCCCCGCGCGCGCCGCCTCCACCGCCGCGTTGAGCGCCAGAAGATTCGTCTGGAACGCTATCTCCTCAATCACCTTTATTATCTTTCCGATCTCCTCGGAGGACTTGTTGATGTCCACCATTGAATCGATCATTTTCCTCATCGCATCGGCCCCGTTCTCGGCCGCCTTGCGGGCCTCGGTGGAAAGTTCTTTGGCCTGCTTGGCGCTGTCCGCGTTGCTGGCGGCCTGCGAGGCCATCTGCTCGAGCGCCGCGGAGGTCTCTTCCAAAGATGAAGCCTGCTCAGTCACCCCCTCGGCGAGCGACTGGCTGGCCGAGGATATCTGCGTGGAGGCGGAATGCACGCCCGACGAGCCCAAGGAAAGCTCCGTCGCTATGGCTGTGAGGGTCTTCTTTACCGACGAACACAGCCGCCACGCCACCACCACCGCCCCGGCAAAACCTGTCAATACGCCTATGGCGCCGAGCATGCGGCTATTATGCGCCTGGTTCTCCAGCGACGAAAGGCTCGCCGCCAGGTCCCCTCCTGTCTGGGCAACTATCTTGCTTACAGTCTCCCCCATTTTCTGGGCATACGGATCGAACTGCTCCATCATTTTGTTGCCGCTGTCTGGCCCACCCTCAATATAGGCCGCCGCCATTTTGCGCCCCATATCGTAGTATGCGTTAAATTCGGTGTCGGACTGTTTTAGAAAGTCCACCCACGGGGTCCCTTCGTAAAGCTTCTTAAGCTTGGCGGACTGTTCCTGATAGATTTTCGCGTAGTTGGCGGCCTCCTCATATCCGTCGTCCATCCCGTCCTTGCCCTGTGTGGCGGAAATGTCGGTAAGCCATTGCTGGACCTGCACCACCGCCATGCGAAGCTCGTTGGCCGCCTGGCGCCGTTCAATGTCCGCCGAAAGTGAATCGGCTGATTTAATCGTCTCGCCGCTGGTGAACACCATGTAGCCGCCGGCCGCAAGGACAAGCGTTATGAGCATGGCGAACCCGGCGTAAATCTTTGTGACTATGTTCATCTGGCGTCCCCCCAAGTCAAGTGATCATTTCCCCCAGGCCAAACTGCGCCTCGGCAATTTTAACTCTTTAAATTGGTTCCTGGCGAGAATTTAAATATCCAGCGATAAAAGTCAGGCTGATTTGGAGGCAAACGATGGCGAGAATTCGGCGGATAGCCTCCCGCCATCGGAATTTACTTCACGTCCCTGTACTTGTAGCCGCCCACGATGGCCGAAATGTGCCCGTCCCGCCAAATGATCGTCTTTATCACCTGGATGTAAACGTGCATGATTATCCCGGCGATAGTTATCCACAACATCAGGTGATGGACGTTGCGTACCGCCTGGTCGCTCCCGAATACCGGCACCACCCAGTCCGTGCCGAGATGGATCAGGCGCGACCACCAGTAATTTCCCGGCAATGCGTGGGCGTAAAGATGAAATCCGGTGACCAACTGGAGCACCATGAAAAGGTGGAGGCAAAGGAAGGTCAAGCCGTCCAGCGGGTCCACATGCCTGTAGAACGGCGGTTTTTTGAACGTCAGATAGCTTCGCGCTATCTGGATGGCCCCGATTATCCGGCTCGGGATTGGCAGCACCTCGAACCAGTCCCGGTGGTACATGCTGAAAAACGCCAGGTAGAACCGGAGCATTATGGAAATGTCCAGCGCCATGGCCGCGAAGAAATGGTAAACCCGGATGTCGGCCATGATAAACTGGTTATACGCCTCCCCGTGCCCGAACAGGGCCGTGGGATTGCCGATATAGTACCCGGTGGGCAGCAGCACCATCACCGAGAAAAACATCGTCCAGTGAAGAAGCCTGTTGGTGAAATTCCTTACATACACCAGATTCTTCTTCTGGGGATAAATACCTGCTCTTGCCATGTCCGATTCTCCGATAAATCCCCTTACGCCACCTTCGTCTCGTACACCTCGTTGCTCACCGGATCTATCACGTGGACAGAACAGGCCAGGCACGGATCGAACGAATGGACCGTCCGCAGTATCTCAAGCGGCCTTTTTGGATCTGCCACAGGCGTACCGATGAGCGCCTCTTCGATGGCCGATCGTTGCCCTTTTTGATCCCTTGGCGAGCCATTCCAGGTGGTGGGCACCACAAGCTGGTAATTCTTGATCTTGCCCCCTTCAATCTCCACCCAGTGCCCAAGCGCGCCTCGAGGAGCCTCCACCGTCCCGTAACCTTTGGCCGATGTGGGGTGTTCGTAGTCCGCGCAGGTCTCCAGATCTCCCCTCTTGACGTTCCCCACAAGCTCCATCACCCATTTTTCCATTTCGTCGCAGATAACCTTCGTCTCGATTGCCCTTGCCGCCGTACGGCCAAGCGTGGAGAACAACGCGCTGGCCGGAACCCCAAGCTTTTTTAATACCGCGCTGACGTTGTCCACAGTCGGCTTGTGCCCCGCCGAAAAGTTCACCAGCATCCGCGCCAGCGGGCCGACTTCCATCGCCTTGCCGTCATACCTTGGGGTCTTCAGCCACGAATACTTGCCGTCCGCCTTGGCGGTCTCTATTCCGGTGAACCATGGGTCCGTTTCACCCACCGATGGATGCAACGGCCCGTTTTTAGCGTACTTGTACCAGGAGTGCGTCACGTCTTCGGTGATCTTGCCCACATCGGTGGGCAATGCCTTGGATATGTCCCGCTCGCTGACGTGCCCTCTGGGGAACCACTGGGTCTCAGGCCCGCCGGTCTTCATCGGATAATCGCCATACGCCAGGTAATTCTTCAACCCGCCGCCGATCCCGGCCCAATCAAGATAGAACGGGGCAACCGCCAGCACATCGGGTATGTACACGTTGTCTATGAAATCCTTCACCTCCTTCAACAGGTAAAGGAACTGGCCTATCCTGTCCGGGTTCAGATCCGCCACGCAGGTCACTCCGCCCACGGTCATCGTCTGGATATGTGGATTCTTGGCTCCGAATATGGCGTGCATCTGCCGCGCCTTGTTCTGGAGCTTCAATGCGTCCAGATAGTGCGACACCGCCATAAGGTTTGCCTCCGGCGGCAGTTTCATCGCCGGATGGCCCCAGTAACCGTTGGTGAAAGGCCCAAGCTGGCCCCCATCGACAAACTTCTTTAGCTTGTCCTGCGTGTTCTTAAAGTCCCCCGGCCCGCTTTTGGGCGAGTTGGGATTGGTGGACTGCGCAAGTTCGGATGTCTTCTTCGGATCGGCCCTGAGCGCCGATACCACGTCCACCCAGTCGAGAGCGTGCAGATGATAGAAATGCACAGGATGGTCGTGGATCATCTGGGTGCCAAGTATCAGGTTTCTTATGATACGGGCGTTCTCCGGGATCGTTATGTTAAGGGCGTTTTCCACCGCCCGCACGGAAGTGATTGCGTGCACCGTGGTGCACACGCCGCAAACGCGCTGGGTGATGTACCATGCGTCCCGCGGGTCCCTTCCTTTCAAAAACACCTCGAATCCGCGCCACATCGTGCCGGAACTCCACGCGTCCTTTACTTTGCCCCCCTCCACCTCTATCTCGATGCGAAGATGCCCCTCAATCCTGGTGATGGGGTCTATTACTGTTCTCTCGCCCATGGTCTTATTCTCCCTCCTTCTTGTCCGTTTCGCCTATTTTGTGGCGGTTGGCGAAAGTGTACGCGGCATGGACGGCGGCGCCGGCGGCGGCGGCCCCCACCAGCGTGAAGCCCACCTTGTCGGCGGTGGCTTCCACTCCCGGCACGTGG
It includes:
- a CDS encoding nickel-dependent hydrogenase large subunit encodes the protein MGERTVIDPITRIEGHLRIEIEVEGGKVKDAWSSGTMWRGFEVFLKGRDPRDAWYITQRVCGVCTTVHAITSVRAVENALNITIPENARIIRNLILGTQMIHDHPVHFYHLHALDWVDVVSALRADPKKTSELAQSTNPNSPKSGPGDFKNTQDKLKKFVDGGQLGPFTNGYWGHPAMKLPPEANLMAVSHYLDALKLQNKARQMHAIFGAKNPHIQTMTVGGVTCVADLNPDRIGQFLYLLKEVKDFIDNVYIPDVLAVAPFYLDWAGIGGGLKNYLAYGDYPMKTGGPETQWFPRGHVSERDISKALPTDVGKITEDVTHSWYKYAKNGPLHPSVGETDPWFTGIETAKADGKYSWLKTPRYDGKAMEVGPLARMLVNFSAGHKPTVDNVSAVLKKLGVPASALFSTLGRTAARAIETKVICDEMEKWVMELVGNVKRGDLETCADYEHPTSAKGYGTVEAPRGALGHWVEIEGGKIKNYQLVVPTTWNGSPRDQKGQRSAIEEALIGTPVADPKRPLEILRTVHSFDPCLACSVHVIDPVSNEVYETKVA
- the cybH gene encoding Ni/Fe-hydrogenase, b-type cytochrome subunit produces the protein MARAGIYPQKKNLVYVRNFTNRLLHWTMFFSVMVLLPTGYYIGNPTALFGHGEAYNQFIMADIRVYHFFAAMALDISIMLRFYLAFFSMYHRDWFEVLPIPSRIIGAIQIARSYLTFKKPPFYRHVDPLDGLTFLCLHLFMVLQLVTGFHLYAHALPGNYWWSRLIHLGTDWVVPVFGSDQAVRNVHHLMLWITIAGIIMHVYIQVIKTIIWRDGHISAIVGGYKYRDVK
- a CDS encoding HyaD/HybD family hydrogenase maturation endopeptidase, with translation MNTASPRIIVLGVGNILLSDEGVGVRVAEKLLAEYSFPPNVQIYDGGTLGLNLLPFIEEADHLIVLDAVNGPGEPGSLYRYTAEDFTLAMPKKMSAHDIGLIECLAIAQINDELPKSVVIIGVKPEDIRSYKMELTETIGPKAEEMAKMALAEIESLGFRAEKKFSHNS